In Mytilus edulis chromosome 13, xbMytEdul2.2, whole genome shotgun sequence, a single window of DNA contains:
- the LOC139500372 gene encoding heat shock 70 kDa protein 12B-like, protein MVGGFSESALLYEGIRSIFPTLNVFRPHEAVLSVVKGAVIFGHTPEIITERVCARTYGIAGNIPFDSQIHPQRCLGYYEGIAKCTDSFQTIVKKGAMISLEHNSFERTFLPTYGSDEEASVDIYVSRDHNPLYTFGDGVKRLGSLVLKIPDTKKGKNRPITVRISFRGTEIVVTAVEQGTRNIVSEKFNSI, encoded by the coding sequence ATGGTTGGTGGTTTCTCAGAATCAGCATTGCTATATGAAGGAATCAGATCAATATTTCCAACGTTGAATGTTTTCAGACCACATGAAGCTGTTCTGTCTGTTGTGAAAGGGGCAGTCATATTCGGTCATACTCCTGAAATAATCACCGAAAGGGTCTGTGCGAGAACATACGGAATTGCAGGCAACATTCCATTTGATTCACAGATCCATCCACAACGATGTCTAGGATATTATGAAGGCATAGCTAAGTGTACAgacagttttcaaacaatagtGAAAAAGGGGGCCATGATATCATTGGAACATAATTCTTTTGAACGTACATTTCTACCTACTTATGGTTCTGACGAAGAAGCATCAGTTGATATATATGTTTCCCGAGATCATAATCCTCTTTATACATTTGGTGATGGCGTCAAACGTTTAGGTTCCCTCGTTTTGAAAATCCCAGACACTAAGAAAGGGAAAAATAGACCAATCACTGTACGGATTTCTTTCAGAGGCACCGAAATCGTTGTTACAGCAGTAGAACAAGGCACCAGAAACATTGTCAGTGAGAAGTTCAACTCGATCTAa
- the LOC139500373 gene encoding heat shock 70 kDa protein 12A-like → MDMERGKNSKENVLVVVAIDFGTTYSGWAYSFRKEYKENHTNIKTKGGWKNFDGQATEKIPTVALFTPEDKFHSFGYEAENKYAELVDEEQSTGWKYFKRFKMALLSDDTKQFGHQQRELVTGKISRHQKLKDVNGKKLPSLTVVSECLNFLKNDFLKALKEKVNFVEMKDIHWVITVPAIWSDEAKAFMRLAANQSLAYEPEAAAIYCRDIIIQKKTDGEDYSMSSLDPGEKFLVLDCGGGTVDITGYTIEEGNKLIELFPPTGGPWGGTEVDKQFQDLIVEIFGKEVWHMFEKSCVHNSLELMRRFEGRKKVFGENDEDKVRIQCPGELFEQYKSKTGLDFQLELGVKKVRDKLVFPTQIMKDLFQKPLNAIIDSVRKLLTNLK, encoded by the exons ATGGACATGGAAAGAGGAAAAAATTCGAAAGAAAATGTGTTGGTAGTAGTCGCCATCGATTTTGGAACGACGTACTCTGGTTGGGCCTATTCATTTCGAAAGGAATATAAGGAAAATCAcacaaacattaaaacaaaaggGGGCTGGAAAAATTTTGATGGCCAAGCAACAGAGAAGATACCAACAGTAGCTTTATTTACTCCTGAAGATAAATTTCATAGTTTTGGGTATGAAGCAGAAAACAAATATGCGGAATTGGTTGACGAAGAACAATCAACTGGATGGAAATATTTTAAGAGATTCAAAATGGCACTGCTCAGTGACGATACGAAACAGTTTGGGCATCAACAAAGAGAGCTG GTTACTGGAAAAATATCTAGACATCAAAAACTTAAAGATGTGAATGGGAAAAAATTACCATCTTTAACAGTTGTTTCAGAATGTCTGAACTTTCTGAAGAATGACTTCCTAAAAGCTTTAAAAGAAAAGGTGAATTTTGTTGAGATGAAAGATATTCATTGGGTGATTACTGTGCCTGCTATCTGGTCGGATGAGGCTAAAGCGTTCATGAGACTGGCAGCTAATCAG TCGTTGGCTTATGAGCCTGAGGCAGCAGCAATATACTGTAGGGATATAATTATACAGAAGAAAACTGATGGGGAAGATTATAGCATGTCATCTCTTGATCCTGGTGAAAAATTTCTTGTATTAGATTGTGGAG gtGGCACGGTTGATATTACAGGTTACACGATTGAAGAGGGTAACAAGCTTATCGAGTTGTTTCCTCCTACAGGAGGTCCATGGGGTGGAACAGAGGTTGATAAGCAGTTTCAGGATTTAATAGTCGAAATATTTGGCAAGGAAGTCTGGCATATGTTTGAAAAGTCTTGTGTGCATAACAGCCTTGAACTTATGAGAAGATTTGAAGGACGAAAGAAAGTCTTTGGCGAAAATGATGAAGATAAAGTAAGAATCCAGTGTCCCGGTGAGCTGTTTGAGCAGTACAAATCTAAAACAGGTTTAGACTTCCAATTGGAGTTAGGTGTTAAAAAAGTAAGAGATAAGCTTGTTTTTCCAACACAGATAATGAAAGATCTGTTTCAGAAACCTTTGAATGCAATCATTGACAGTGTCAGAAAATTGCTGACGAACCTGAAATGA